CATTATctacttttcttcttctattttattACTACATCatcatgattttatatttatttttttgtagtatATTGAATCTATTTCAAAAGTAATTTATCATTTACTTTTCTCTAAATTAAGTGAGACatattatatatgatgattaagtctattcaaaataaaatttgaggTTTGAAGCTATAAAAATCTATCATCTATTTAATGTGGAATTATGTTAATTGTTTTGGTAGGTAATATTTCACTAATTAAATAGAGAGCCTCCAATAACACATTtgtattcattatatatatatgttagtttTCTGCTTTtgcttcaattttattttatgattttgatagTCAATATTTGATTGTAATGGTGGGATTTAAGATTTTCAGTAagagtttgaaaaataataatgtatttctTGAGACTTGGAATCTCAAGGTGAATTTTGAACACGTCAATCATTAAGCTAAGTCAAAATTAGAAGATTCAAAATCAACCTACCTTGTAATTTTTAAGTATTTAGAAAGTTCAGATGACCCCCTCGCTATCCGTCTGGGGTCCGTCCTAGCTTGATAGGTGTCTAGTGAATTAAGAAATGAAATGCTGAATACACTAAGGTGGGAGTTGATGCTAAATATAGTTGGGGGAAGGAGGAAAAGATTAGACAAAACTTGTATTGATcagataaaattaaatatcaaaataattcttCAATTAAGTTTCCAATTCATCAATTGAATCAACAATTTTACCATCAAATAGTGAGAGATATGAAGGCCATTGATTTTgctttgatatttttctttataccaaacacaccctcgTATGTTTTTCTTTCTTAGTTTTAAGTCCTCAAATCTAATTAATTTCACCGATGAGTTAATAGTAATTTGCATACTCATATTAATTATTCTATAGACATTGAACagaaaaacaaacatataaaaAGAACGGCTATTAATAGATCTTAGGTGAATCGATATAATAAGCATTATACACTTTAACTAGCTCCCTGCCTTCACTTAGACCTCACATCAATAGTTTATGCAATGTAAAAATGTGtttataaacaacaaatatgagtgtaatatatttttaatgtacaTAGTTATACAGTGTATATacatgattatatattatttattcaatattgATACATTGTAGCTATGAATTTCACCTGATTGAAATTTGGAAACTAGTGGCAATAAAGAGCGATAATTCCGGTGTTTGAATACTTATAGACGGTAGTAGATTTACATACAATTTTCACTAAAGATGAGTTTTATATATAGCTGGAGTGCTAGTCAGGTTATCTGATGTGACTGTCTAGCAAGTTCCCAAATAAATGAAGAGTTAgattcaaaataacaaaaacacagTTTTTAGTGATAATAAATACACGCGTTAACGGAGTGAAAAGTGCTTGTGTTAATGATGCATAGCAGAAATCTGCAATCCAAAGCTATGTTGAAATTTCCTCCAACTGTTTCTGCAGCGTCCAAATGTCCCAAAGTTTGGCAATTGGGAAAATGACGGTAATACGCCCTATACTGTATATTTTGAAAAAGCCAGGCAAACTCGTGGTACTGGAAAGATCATGAACCCCAATGATCCCGAAGAGAATCCAGATATGTTTCGTAATCTTGCTCCACCACCTGAAGTTGCTCCTCAATCCAAGCCTAGAAGACAAACAGAGGAACCACCAATTGGGCGTGGTGGACCGGCTAGGCAAACACGGGACCATAGACTAAGTAAAGAAGATGGTGAATTCCGCCAGTATGCTAATTCTCCAGCTCGTAAAGAGAATGTGGGAAGGAAAGGTGCCGATGAGCCATCTCATCAACGTGGTCGTGGATCAAATTCTGGTAGAACTGGCAGACAAAGTATAGGATCTGAACATAGCTTTGATAAATCACCGCTGCATCCACATTACCAGGCAAAGGTTAGTAATGCTGGAAGAGGTGTTGCATCTCCTGCTTGGGAAGGAAAGAACAATTCTTATGATAGCAGTCACGCTACTCCTGGAAGGTCCAAAGTTAAGCAAGACAATGTACGTTTTCACCCTATATATTCTGTTTAAGCAAGGGAAATTTAGTTTGTTGATTCCATTAATTTTCCATCTGTCTTCCAGCAGTCTGATAGAGGGGCTGCAGTTCCAAGATTCGGAGAGTGGGACGAGAATGATCCTCAATCTGCTGATAACTACACACACATTTTCAACAAAGTCCGAGAGGAAAAGCAAGGAAATCCATCAGGGACACCTAGTAGAACATCTAACAATACACAAAAGCACAACTCAGAGGAAAAGCAAAGGGTACAGTAAATCACTTCCCCTGcattatatttgatttatagCAGGATCTAAGACAACTTCTATAGGCTAGCTATAGGTTCAAACATATCTTTTTCGACTTacaattatgtatgtatgtatatggaAAAGAATAAATTGAATTGTACTCAATCTAGTGACGCTAAATCCTGAATTTGCCTCTTATTTGTTTAGCTAATGGTTCGTGTCCTTGTTCTGCAGAAGTGGTGTTGTTGTCCCTGGTAATTATGCAAGGGAGGACCTTGATTTTATTCCAAAACAGCCAAGGGATGTGTAAATAGTTCAACAAATTACTTGTGCAATATATTAGAGTAATTCATTTATACTTTGTTCCCACAGAATTCTGCAATTGTATTGTCAACTTGTATTGTACTTGTGTTTGTATGTTACAAACAGTGCTTGCAGATTTTTTATGCTTTCTCAATGTTGTATGTGTGAAGTCTAGTATTGTTGCTTGGTCTTTTCTGGCAATGCAAATGCTTATAATATTTGATTACTGCTCAACCATTACTTTATTCTTCTAAAACAgaattttgcatttttaatAATGAGATTTGAAGTATCTAATTATCCataaatttgaagttgattCCTTTGCTTGTTAGTAAAATTCAAATACTGAAAAGGGTCATATTTGTCCTTGTACTTTTAGAAAAGGATTGTATTTATCCTtcgttttacttttttttttttttattcaactctgattcatatttaccctttTAATTGTGAAGTCCACATCACTCCCTCATATTATTATCCTATGTGGCTACTACATGAATATAGTCTTCtctgatttaattattataccTCACCCCTAGAAAATTGAAAggaatcaagtgaaaaaaatcttttccaattattttcaaaacttgGCCATCCAAGCGTATACATAAATACAATCTGCAGCTTCTACataactctcaaaattcattacCAATCTATCTGTATCTTCTTTTCTAATAGTTACATCATTAAGCCTCTTCTCCCAATCATCTCTCAAAATTGATTTCTTTGTCCGGCGATCACTTGAATAGGGCGAGATTAATCGATCTACATCCAAAATTCTGGCTTCCCTTCCCAGGAGCGCATCTACAGAATAAAGAGAGCACGCATCACACTCTTACGTGAactacaaattaaaaaaaaaaaagagaagataaataGAGTTCAACAACATAATCAATTACAATTAAGTGGATAATAGGCCATTAAATCAGCAAATAACTCAAACACACATTATTACTTCACCAAAATTCACATTCGACTTCCAAACAACTGATTTGAAGCAACAAGATTGATCAAATATGAAAGATAATGTCAAATTGGGggcaaaaaattgatgaaagaataaaaaaaataccacGGCTTCAATTTTTGCTTAGCGGTGATACAGAATTCAGAACAATGACATTAGTGTTCAACAAGTCACCTTGAAGAACCTAATTCTTTTGGTAATTTCTTCCCTGCTTTTGGAGTTTTTTCAACCTTCTTGTCCTTCGTTGGCTTCTTCTCTGTTGGCTTTTTCTCTACTTTCAATGCCAATGGAACTGAAATGGAGAATCTCAAAATGGATTTTGagtaaaaaaattcatttgaattttagTTTGGGTAATTATTAAATGTAAGAAAAGGAACATATGTACCAGTACCACAATTATTTAGAGCAAAAGAAtagtaatgattttttttactcgattatgattttttttactcGATTACTTTCAATTACTTTGAGGTAAGGTGTAATAATACAATTAAAGAAGATTATATTCATGTTGGTGCCACATAGGATAATAAAAGAGAATGATTTGAAATTTAACAattcaaaagataaatataaagggaaaaagacttagtattatttaaaataaattttttttattccctATAATTAACGtggcaaaaaataaaaaccaccATTTGaactgtaaaaaaaaattaaaagcttCTTTTTACTATCACCCTGGCCCCACCCAACAcctcttcttctctttcttcatagagaaccattttcttctttattttctttcaccATTTTTTCATACCCAATTTCTATCCAAATCATTATATCTTCACCAAAATCCTCTTCCCTCACCCCTCATTATATCCTATTTTAATGCTTATTTGATTCaccattttaattatatttgatttcCCTCTTTGACTTTGTTGGTGGTTGATCAAATTGaccattaaatttaaaataataaaatataatgatggATTTGTTGGCGAGGGATgacaaagaagagaaaattaaggaaaaggtgtcaaataagtctatttttgtttttggtgaCAGATTGATCAAGAGCTGATCAAATTctctttaaaatgtaattagGTAAATATGGAaccaaattaatatttttaaaattttctaatcttttacaaaatacaaaaagcacacttttataattcaaaccaaatcatttaaaaagaaattttttttcatcttccctcctctcttctctctatttttttacTTCCTCCCTTGGGGGATGTTCTACTTCTTCCttagaaattcaaaaatctGTCGTTACTCTTCCTCTCCATTCATTACTCTTCCTTTCCAGTCCTCCATTACTCTCTCATCTTTCTGAACTGTAATCGTGTTCGGCTAGAAATGGGTAAgttgttttttttgaaatattttacaattttcaaaggtttttttcttggattaatgaataataaaacgTTCTGTCGatgtaaaaattgaataatcgATTTAATGtgtgtattatttattatttttgaaagaaaatcagTCAACTCAAAAAATCCTTATTTGAGGAAATGTATCTTCATGTATATGTATTTGTAATGTTATCATTCagtgaaaagtcattttttgttgctgttgttgttcttttttttggctactttgttgatatgattttagaaatatagtgTTGTTCAGGCGTCcaaaatatatttagtgtatGTCGCCACGTTTTAGAGATATATTGGTCATTTGTTGTCACATAAGATTCAAATGTTGCAATAATCTGTACAGATGTGTCAATATATgatgcatatgttgctacataagatgTATATGTTGCGCAACAGCAggtacatatgtggcaacataatgttaatttatcGCAACAGACTATCCATCAGTTGCAACAtattgctattattattttataatgaattgtaaaacctcaatatttttttatttactttgtaGATGAAACGATACAAGAAGTTTCATCCATGACAACAACTCAATCTTCTAAAATGAAATGCTCTTTTTGTCTATGCAAAGAATGTGAGCAGCAACATGATTATTTAAATAGTCGTGTTAAAAAACTCACTGATATTTTTAAGGAAATGTCTCATAATATTGATGTGCAAAGATCCAAGAAGACTTCACAACCTTTGAAACGTAGGAGGTTGAAAGAATCTATTTCTCAAACACTTTCTATGATTattgagaagaaagaaaaagagaaaaaggcaaaggaggagaaggaaaaggaggagaaggaaaaggagaagaatgcaaaggaggagaaggataagAAGGCAAAGGAGAAGAAGGAGAGggagaagaaggcaaatgaagagaagaagaaggagaagaaggcaaaacatgagaaggacaagaagaagaaggcaaatgaagagaaggagaaggagaagaaggcaaaacaggagaaggagaaggagaagaaggcaaaacatgagaaggacaagaagaagaaggcaaatgaagagaaggagaaggagaagaaggcaaaacatgagaaggacaagaagaagaaggcaaatgaagagaaggagaaggagaagaaggcaaaacatgagaaggacaagaagaagaaggcaaatgaagagaaggagaaggagaagaaggcaaaacatgagaaggacaagaagaagaaggcaaatgaagagaaggagaaggagaagaaggcaaaacatgagaaggacaagaagaagaaggcaaatgaagagaaggagaaggagaagaaggcaaaacatgagaaggacaagaagaagaaggcaaatgaagagaaggagaaggagaagaaggcaaaacatgagaaggacaagaagaagaaggcaaatgaagagaaggagaaggagaagaaggcaaaacatgagaaggacaagaagaagaaggcaaatgaagagaaggagaaggagaagaaggcaaaacatgagaaggacaagaagaagaaggcaaatgaagagaaggagaaggagaagaaggcaaaacatgagaaggacaagaagaagaaggcaaatgaagagaaggagaaggagaagaaggcaaaacatgagaaggacaagaagaagaaggcaaatgaagagaaggagaaggagaagaaggcaaaacatgagaaggacaagaagaagaaggcaaatgaagagaaggagaaggagaagaaggcaaaacatgagaaggacaagaagaagaaggcaaatgaagagaaggagaaggagaagaaggcaaaacatgagaaggacaagaagaagaaggcaaatgaagagaaggagaaggagaagaaggcaaaacatgagaaggacaagaagaagaaggcaaatgaagagaaggagaaggagaagaaggcaaaacatgagaaggacaagaagaagaaggcaaatgaagagaaggagaaggagaagaaggcaaaacatgagaaggacaagaagaagaaggcaaatgaagagaaggagaaggagaagaaggcaaaacatgagaaggacaagaagaagaaggcaaatgaagagaaggagaaggagaagaaggcaaaacatgagaaggacaagaagaagaaggcaaatgaagagaaggagaaggagaagaaggcaaaacatgagaaggacaagaagaagaaggcaaatgaagagaaggagaaggagaagaaggcaaaacatgagaaggacaagaagaagaaggcaaatgaagagaaggagaaggagaagaaggcaaaacatgagaaggacaagaagaagaaggcaaatgaagagaaggagaaggagaagaaggcaaaacatgagaaggacaagaagaagaaggcaaatgaagagaaggagaaggagaagaaggcaaaacatgagaaggacaagaagaagaaggcaaatgaagagaaggagaaggagaagaaggcaaaacatgagaaggacaagaagaagaaggcaaatgaagagaaggagaaggagaagaaggcaaaacatgagaaggacaagaagaagaaggcaaatgaagagaaggagaaggagaagaaggcaaaacatgagaaggacaagaagaagaaggcaaatgaagagaaggagaaggagaagaaggcaaaacatgagaaggacaagaagaagaaggcaaatgaagagaaggagaaggagaagaaggcaaaacatgagaaggacaagaagaagaaggcaaatgaagagaaggagaaggagaagaaggcaaaacatgagaaggacaagaagaagaaggcaaatgaagagaaggagaaggagaagaaggcaaaacatgagaaggacaagaagaagaaggcaaatgaagagaaggagaaggagaagaaggcaaaacatgagaaggacaagaagaagaaggcaaatgaagagaaggagaaggagaagaaggcaaaacaggagaaggagaaggagaagaagaagaaagcaaaGGAGATGGAGAAGCAGaatgagaaggagaagaagaaggagaaggtgaagcagaaagaaaaagcgaaagagaaaaagaagggAAGAAAGTCGAAGTTGTCAGTTGTGATGTGAAGCGACAATAtccatttgaaggttttaacattGACGGCGAGGGTCCAACTGAACTAATGTAATCCTTCTCGCAATGGATACACGAGGGTCTTTACAAGCATCATGCAAAAAAGTAAGTAAAGTAAGGTCGTTCAACTATTATTAGAATTTCTTCTTGTAGTctaataaataatgatttataatgattacACAATTGCAGAGGAAACAAGGAGGATCACTACTTATGCAACGGCTCAAAACTTGAATTTGACCAACTTGATTTAGTAGTTGCATTTCCAATGAATAAGGACTAGTTCTACGTAATGTCTCAACCCAATAGGTGCTAGAATGATGAAGTAAATCCATGTCCACTTTTATATGTATTGtttagtacatgaatatatacaattaaatcgATACACTTGTTTCATCTATGTGTGAAGTATGTGGATgtcatattttactatttgcGTAAGAAGTCGAAGCAGCAGATTCATTCTAAGTATCAATATACCACCActagttgttttttcaaaacatacattGACAATTCTAGTGAATATGAAGATAAAATCATTGACATAATGAAAGAGTATACTATACCTTCTAGAAGGCCATGGCACTTGATGGATGATGTTTATGTCCCTGTAAATAGTAATGCGGAATTTCATTGGGTCTTGACAGTCGTTGCATTGAAGGAATGGTGTATAAAAGTGTGTGATTCCATGTCCTCAATAGGTCTAATAGAAAACTATCCTCCGAGATTCAAAAGATGGCTACAATGTTGCCAAAGTACCTTGAGTTGAGTGGATTTTTTGAGCAAAATGACCGAACCAACTGATTAGTTCTCAAATGTTACCAAGGAAAGAACAAATCTCATCCATTCAAATTCAGTCATGTTACTGGTATTGCCCAACAAGAAAGCAGTAGTCTGTAAgtatcacaatattattttgtcttaCGACTATCGAAAtgtgatgttattatattttctgaTTGATGATATACCATGCAGAGATTGTGGAACTTTTATTGCTGTATACGCTGCGTATTTGAGTGATGGATTACAAGTACCATCATGTGGAATTAGTGCTGACACCCTTCGCTTGAGATATGCTTCACTCCTATGGAATTATGGGATTGTAAAGGCTCGAAATGGTTATGTTAGTGACAATGAAGACCCAGAGATGTgtagaactaaaaaaaaaagctaagaTCGATGAAAATGTTGTGTTTACAACCGTTGATTAgataggtggttatgtattaaaatgttttttatgattatttcgATTTTGTTTAaacaaatgtcaattatgatggaaaggatcaaaattatatgtggcaacaaagcgaatcatctgtagcaacatatagtATTGCGTCGCAACATATGTAATTTCTGTACTAATAAACATGACAAGATTATATGTGGAAAAAGATCGTATATATGTCGgacatataatatttatgtggcaacatatgtcacaatttgaattgtcctaattttaaaaaaattaaacggctttaattttcatttttctatcccctctctcctcctctctcctctcttctaTAAATGTGTCATTTCGTATTCCAAGATTTGTTTATTCAttatactaataattaatttcagttttctCCTCTCCTGTCCCTTTGCCAGTACAGTACACTTCTCCTTCTCTTCCTTCTTTCACGGATCATCTTCTACAGCAAAGGCGGTATTGTGTTGTCCTCATAATTTCTACTTTATCGTTGATATATATCTTATCaggtaatatttaattaaggtTTGAAATGCATTTGCTTGCTTATCTCCTTATTATCCTGTTTTGACTTGTGGTTGCAGATACAAATATAATGGCTCCTGACCAAACAAAGATCCAGAAGAAGGCTAGGTCTAAAATTTCTAGGAAGAGGAACGAAAATACtacatttttagaaaattttgcAACTGAAGcagtttcttcttctcaagCAGAAGTAgaattttatcaaaagaaatttgaaCAAAGACAAGTAGTGGAGGAAGAAGATGGAAAACAAgaagaagttgagaaacaagggaaaataaataaagttcaggaagaagaaggggaaaataCAGAAGTAAAAGTTGTGtcacaacaagaaaaaataaatgaagttcatgaagaagaacaagaacttCATCAAGAGTTCAATGCTAGTGGTGATGATgggattaaaatcatcaatgcagaCACTTTTCATGTGCATCTGCAGCCTGATGCTAATGGTGACAGCATTATTAGGTCAGTCTTGGAAAGTCCTTTCGTCAAATTCAGGGATATCCTCAAGAGAAATCGATTGGAAGATTTTTTCAGAAATAGttgttttggtcattttcttgatttacccATTGATCACTTCCACGTATTAAAATGACCATCGTGTATGAACTTCTGAAAAGaagtttcatttttgaaaattccaATAAGAAGGATGagattctaattaattattgtggtATGCCAGTTTTCTTTGGCATAAGAGAGTTTGCCATAGTTATAGGATAAAATGTCATCCTCCTGTTGAGCCCATCGCTGAATACATTGTTAAAACAGAACCACAAATAAAGAAAGTAGTTAAAGAAGTAAAAGAAGCAGGACAATAGTCACTGTCAACTGAGGAGCAGGACTTGATGTCCCTTGTTGgcaaaagtttaaaaaattctGACTTATTAAGTTTGTTGGAACGGGAGGATACATCAAGGAAGCACAAGGAGTCATTGTGCTTACTTTggtttacacataatatacttTTGCCGAATGATCGGGCAACACCATACTTTTAAAGTATGTCAACTTCTGTCAAGATATTAAAGCTTTCAAAAACTACCCGCGGGGTCATGAGAGCTTTCATCTAACTGTCGACTACATGTTGAAGCCTTTAGGAGAAAAGACCAGTAACTCGTTTGGGTTTTCATGGTAAAGTT
The nucleotide sequence above comes from Solanum pennellii chromosome 9, SPENNV200. Encoded proteins:
- the LOC107029636 gene encoding RPM1-interacting protein 4 isoform X2, coding for MARPNVPKFGNWENDGNTPYTVYFEKARQTRGTGKIMNPNDPEENPDMFRNLAPPPEVAPQSKPRRQTEEPPIGRGGPARQTRDHRLSKEDGEFRQYANSPARKENVGRKGADEPSHQRGRGSNSGRTGRQSIGSEHSFDKSPLHPHYQAKVSNAGRGVASPAWEGKNNSYDSSHATPGRSKVKQDNSDRGAAVPRFGEWDENDPQSADNYTHIFNKVREEKQGNPSGTPSRTSNNTQKHNSEEKQRKWCCCPW
- the LOC107029636 gene encoding RPM1-interacting protein 4 isoform X1 → MARPNVPKFGNWENDGNTPYTVYFEKARQTRGTGKIMNPNDPEENPDMFRNLAPPPEVAPQSKPRRQTEEPPIGRGGPARQTRDHRLSKEDGEFRQYANSPARKENVGRKGADEPSHQRGRGSNSGRTGRQSIGSEHSFDKSPLHPHYQAKVSNAGRGVASPAWEGKNNSYDSSHATPGRSKVKQDNQSDRGAAVPRFGEWDENDPQSADNYTHIFNKVREEKQGNPSGTPSRTSNNTQKHNSEEKQRKWCCCPW